Proteins encoded in a region of the Planococcus shixiaomingii genome:
- the nikE gene encoding nickel import ATP-binding protein NikE produces the protein MSILEVKEVSHSYGSSRSFWRAPKEVQVLSDVSLSIDEGTCMGLLGTSGAGKSTLGKVILGLEKPQKGQVIFQGQDLYTMDTITRKRIRRDLQVVFQDSYSSVNPRLSAEKIIGEPLENYERLSPAELQRTVAHLLDMVGLNAADMKKYPRQFSGGQLQRISIARAIALKPKMIVLDESVSSLDMVNQTNILNLLNELKSEYGLSYLFITHDIRAAYTISDALAVMEKGKIVEVCHDKNEVFSSQQPTVKNLVASILPEHPRNRTLTSRANFSANSQ, from the coding sequence ATGAGCATACTGGAAGTAAAAGAAGTATCACATTCATATGGCTCTTCTCGCTCTTTTTGGCGTGCGCCAAAGGAAGTGCAAGTTCTTTCCGATGTCTCGCTTTCCATCGATGAAGGAACATGCATGGGCCTCCTTGGAACGAGCGGAGCAGGGAAAAGCACACTTGGAAAAGTGATTTTGGGATTGGAAAAGCCTCAAAAAGGCCAGGTGATTTTCCAAGGGCAAGATCTTTATACAATGGATACCATAACCCGCAAACGAATTCGAAGAGATCTTCAAGTGGTCTTTCAAGACAGCTATTCTTCGGTGAATCCACGCTTGTCGGCGGAAAAAATCATCGGGGAACCGCTGGAAAACTACGAGAGGCTGTCGCCTGCTGAGCTGCAAAGAACCGTTGCACACCTTTTGGACATGGTGGGGTTGAATGCAGCTGATATGAAAAAGTATCCTCGGCAATTCAGTGGAGGGCAGTTGCAGCGAATTAGCATCGCAAGAGCTATCGCTTTGAAACCGAAGATGATTGTTTTGGACGAATCTGTAAGCAGCCTCGATATGGTGAACCAGACGAATATCTTGAACTTGTTAAACGAGTTAAAGTCGGAGTACGGCCTTTCTTATCTTTTCATTACGCATGACATCCGTGCCGCCTATACGATTTCGGATGCCTTGGCCGTCATGGAGAAGGGTAAGATCGTAGAAGTTTGTCATGACAAAAACGAGGTATTCTCTTCGCAGCAACCTACTGTAAAGAACTTAGTTGCTTCCATTCTTCCCGAGCATCCCCGGAATCGAACGCTCACATCTCGAGCGAATTTTTCTGCCAATAGCCAGTGA
- a CDS encoding methionine ABC transporter ATP-binding protein: MISIQNLSKDYKTKKGTVTGVDNVSLTVQEGEVFGIVGYSGAGKSSLLRCINLLERPTSGEIFVDGVDLTKLKGEGLRQARLKIGMIFQHFYLISQKTVAENIAFALKAANLPKVQADKRVEELLDMVGLAEKRDVYPAQLSGGQKQRVGIARALANNPSVLLCDEATSALDPNTTLSILRLLKKINRELNITIVLITHEMNVVKEICDRMAIMQEGRVIEEGEVYELFSSPKTDLTKEFISSVVSFDVPAPILAACTGSVIKVQFKGAVAGEGIITDTVQNFDVKGNFLHGSIEYIQEKPLGLFLMEIQGRPDNIHRAITYMEGRGANVEVILNGI; encoded by the coding sequence ATGATCAGCATACAGAATCTATCAAAAGACTACAAAACGAAAAAAGGGACGGTGACAGGCGTCGATAACGTCTCGCTTACCGTCCAAGAAGGAGAAGTGTTCGGCATCGTCGGCTACTCAGGCGCCGGCAAAAGTTCATTGCTTCGCTGCATAAACCTGTTAGAGCGGCCGACAAGCGGAGAGATTTTCGTGGACGGAGTGGATTTGACCAAGCTAAAAGGGGAAGGGCTGCGGCAGGCACGGTTAAAAATCGGCATGATTTTTCAGCATTTCTATTTGATCAGCCAAAAGACCGTGGCTGAAAATATCGCCTTTGCATTAAAAGCAGCCAACCTTCCGAAAGTTCAAGCGGACAAGCGGGTGGAAGAACTGCTCGACATGGTCGGGCTAGCGGAAAAACGGGATGTTTACCCGGCCCAGCTAAGCGGCGGGCAGAAGCAGCGGGTCGGCATCGCCCGGGCGCTCGCCAACAATCCATCCGTGCTGTTATGCGACGAAGCGACATCCGCGCTGGATCCAAATACGACACTTTCCATTTTGCGGCTGTTGAAAAAAATCAACCGGGAGTTGAACATCACCATTGTCCTGATTACGCATGAGATGAACGTTGTAAAAGAAATTTGTGACCGCATGGCGATCATGCAAGAAGGCCGTGTTATTGAAGAAGGAGAAGTATACGAGTTGTTTTCATCTCCGAAAACCGACTTGACCAAAGAATTCATTTCCTCGGTCGTCTCGTTTGATGTGCCGGCTCCGATTCTTGCAGCTTGTACCGGGAGCGTCATTAAAGTGCAATTTAAAGGAGCGGTGGCCGGAGAAGGCATCATCACCGATACGGTCCAGAACTTCGACGTCAAAGGAAATTTCCTCCACGGTTCGATTGAATACATACAAGAAAAGCCGCTTGGGTTGTTCCTGATGGAGATCCAAGGAAGACCAGACAATATCCACCGTGCCATCACGTATATGGAAGGCCGGGGAGCAAACGTGGAGGTGATTTTAAATGGGATTTGA
- a CDS encoding methionine ABC transporter permease gives MGFDFQHMMELWPDITKAFGETLYMIGISLAIAIVVGLPLGIILFVTDKGLFLQNRFIKTVLGFTVNMIRSIPFIILLVALIPLTKLLVDDTIGPAAASVSLSVAAIPFFARMVETSLREIDKGVIEAAVAVGATPWMIIKDVLLPEAKAGIVQGITITIISLVAYSAMAGVVGGGGIGDLAIRFGYYRYDNTIMIVTVVILIVLVQILQQLGDWTSKAIDKR, from the coding sequence ATGGGATTTGATTTTCAGCATATGATGGAATTGTGGCCGGATATTACCAAAGCCTTTGGCGAGACGTTGTACATGATCGGTATATCACTTGCCATAGCCATAGTGGTTGGCTTGCCGCTTGGCATCATCTTGTTTGTTACTGACAAAGGCTTATTTTTGCAAAACCGTTTCATCAAAACTGTGTTAGGATTCACCGTCAATATGATCCGCTCGATTCCGTTTATCATTCTGCTTGTCGCATTAATCCCACTGACGAAGCTGTTGGTGGATGATACGATCGGGCCTGCGGCGGCAAGCGTATCGCTGTCCGTTGCGGCCATTCCGTTTTTCGCCCGCATGGTTGAAACTTCGCTGCGGGAAATCGATAAAGGCGTCATCGAAGCAGCGGTTGCTGTTGGAGCCACACCGTGGATGATCATCAAAGACGTGCTGCTGCCGGAAGCGAAAGCTGGAATCGTCCAAGGAATCACCATCACCATCATCTCCCTGGTTGCCTATTCCGCGATGGCGGGTGTGGTCGGAGGAGGCGGCATCGGCGATTTGGCGATCCGATTTGGCTATTACCGCTACGACAACACAATCATGATTGTCACTGTAGTTATTTTAATTGTTCTCGTCCAAATCCTTCAGCAGCTTGGAGACTGGACGTCTAAAGCAATAGACAAACGATAA
- the nikD gene encoding nickel import ATP-binding protein NikD: MEKQRNVLQVNGLNVAVKSAQGMLPLVQNLQFELKPGKILGLVGESGSGKTITSMALLQLLNQKTMNVEGSIQLHGRELNGLKEKEMRGIRGKDIGFIMQNPMNAFTPVYTIGNQFVETIRIHTKLSKKQAIDLAIASLEKMNLQEPSKIMKMYPFQLSGGMLQRVMIAISMCLRPSVVIADEPTTALDVTTQLQVLRELDRLRTECGTAILLISHDLGVISELADEVAVMQKGRIVEKADVYRLFDHPQHDYTKKLLQARPVLSVNEELSKLVI, translated from the coding sequence ATGGAAAAACAACGCAATGTTTTGCAGGTGAACGGGTTGAATGTCGCTGTTAAATCAGCCCAGGGAATGCTTCCTTTAGTTCAGAACCTCCAATTCGAATTAAAACCAGGGAAAATTTTAGGGCTTGTTGGAGAAAGCGGCAGCGGAAAAACCATCACCAGCATGGCTCTTCTTCAATTGTTAAACCAGAAAACGATGAACGTAGAAGGCAGCATCCAGCTGCATGGCCGTGAGCTCAATGGTTTGAAGGAGAAGGAGATGCGGGGCATTCGAGGGAAAGACATCGGATTCATCATGCAAAATCCCATGAACGCCTTCACACCGGTTTACACAATCGGCAATCAGTTTGTTGAAACAATCCGTATCCATACAAAGCTTTCAAAAAAACAAGCCATCGATTTGGCGATTGCCTCTTTGGAGAAAATGAACTTGCAAGAGCCCTCAAAAATAATGAAAATGTACCCGTTTCAGTTGAGTGGCGGAATGCTCCAACGGGTCATGATTGCGATTTCGATGTGCTTGCGTCCTTCAGTCGTAATTGCCGATGAGCCGACAACTGCTCTTGATGTAACGACTCAGCTGCAAGTGTTAAGAGAACTCGATCGGCTTCGAACAGAATGCGGGACAGCAATTTTGCTGATTTCACATGATTTAGGTGTCATTTCGGAACTTGCAGACGAAGTGGCTGTGATGCAAAAAGGCCGGATCGTAGAAAAGGCGGATGTCTACCGGCTGTTTGATCACCCGCAGCACGACTATACCAAAAAGCTGCTGCAGGCAAGACCTGTCTTGTCAGTGAATGAAGAGTTGAGTAAGCTTGTTATATAG